A portion of the Bdellovibrionales bacterium genome contains these proteins:
- a CDS encoding HAMP domain-containing histidine kinase, which translates to MVNGFLKKRSNWKIALAVGWICCTVAMAVWWFYLGTSFLTQLENHEIFKQEIALRQKNMLIWEGLAWMVFLFGGGITLIFLISRERFQSQSLRQFLATFSHDVKTALASLRLQTDILREEVGDIPAINRLDSDVVRLQLQLENSLFLASQKDLQFFIENLSLRQLIESYRENWPNLKIDLNQDAVVRADRRALDSIFGNLIQNAQVHGRAKNISISVKRIDSSLIEVRVSDTGKGFGGDLANLGSLFERHNPSSGSGVGLYSVVVLVKRMGGRVSFSNSPESGGGFCVTLHLPGSLL; encoded by the coding sequence ATGGTTAATGGTTTTTTGAAGAAGAGGTCGAACTGGAAGATTGCCCTCGCCGTCGGATGGATTTGCTGTACTGTTGCTATGGCTGTTTGGTGGTTTTATCTGGGCACAAGTTTTTTGACTCAATTGGAGAACCACGAAATCTTCAAACAGGAGATAGCATTACGTCAGAAGAACATGTTGATTTGGGAGGGCCTTGCGTGGATGGTGTTTTTGTTTGGGGGAGGAATCACGCTTATTTTTCTCATTTCAAGAGAAAGATTTCAATCACAAAGCTTGCGACAGTTTTTGGCGACTTTTTCTCACGATGTGAAGACGGCATTGGCAAGCTTACGGCTTCAGACAGATATTTTGCGTGAGGAAGTTGGTGATATTCCGGCGATCAATCGTCTTGATTCAGACGTTGTTCGCTTGCAGTTGCAGTTGGAGAACTCTCTCTTTCTGGCGAGCCAAAAAGATCTGCAATTTTTTATTGAGAATTTGAGTTTGCGACAATTGATTGAATCCTATAGGGAGAATTGGCCCAACCTAAAAATAGATCTCAACCAGGATGCCGTAGTTCGGGCTGATCGTCGCGCTCTTGATAGTATCTTTGGAAATTTGATTCAGAATGCTCAGGTTCATGGGCGAGCAAAAAACATTTCAATTTCGGTAAAGAGAATTGATTCCAGTCTCATCGAGGTAAGGGTATCCGATACGGGTAAGGGATTTGGTGGGGATTTGGCGAATCTAGGCAGTCTTTTTGAGCGTCACAATCCTTCGAGCGGGAGCGGTGTGGGCCTTTATTCAGTTGTCGTTTTGGTAAAGCGAATGGGCGGTCGTGTGAGTTTTTCAAATTCTCCTGAGTCGGGCGGAGGTTTTTGTGTGACGCTGCACCTGCCTGGAAGTCTTTTATGA
- a CDS encoding glutamate-1-semialdehyde 2,1-aminomutase produces the protein MADPTTSLFLYDRSLKVAPGGVHSPVRSGKSVGGEPLFFRFAEGAYLESVEGKRYIDFCQSFGPNILGHRDPDVASEVEKIISRVWTLGTCEPYSLELAEWIQAKVPWAEKLRFVCSGTEAVMSAIRLARAATGRSKILKFEGCYHGHVDSMLVKAGSGLAGDVASDSAGVPREIAETTLICPLDDESAVEKVFDRSGSEIAAVIIEPLPANFGLLIQRDEFLRKVVDLGRRHGALVIFDEVISGFRIAIGGMAERLGIRPDLVTYGKVIGGGFPVGCYAGRKDLLDLVAPNGPVYQAGTLSANPVGMVAGLATLKKIEQGQLLGKLNDFTSKFCQQLNSEFERIDRPWRVTNYASLIWFHPLADRPVRSVKDFAAGHATQFSKFFHGCLNRGVYLPPSAFEVGFMSWAHQGLALDKAFEVFVEVTQEMYG, from the coding sequence ATGGCTGATCCGACAACTTCCTTGTTTTTGTATGATCGTTCGTTAAAGGTGGCACCTGGAGGGGTTCATAGCCCTGTCAGATCAGGAAAGAGTGTAGGTGGAGAGCCCCTTTTCTTTCGATTTGCGGAAGGAGCTTATCTTGAATCTGTCGAAGGCAAGAGATATATCGACTTTTGCCAGAGCTTTGGCCCAAATATTCTTGGTCACCGTGATCCTGATGTCGCATCAGAAGTTGAGAAGATTATTTCGCGCGTATGGACCTTGGGGACTTGCGAGCCCTATTCATTGGAGTTAGCTGAGTGGATCCAGGCCAAAGTGCCTTGGGCCGAAAAACTTCGTTTTGTTTGTTCGGGAACTGAGGCCGTAATGAGCGCCATAAGGCTTGCGCGAGCAGCTACGGGTAGATCTAAAATTTTGAAATTTGAAGGTTGTTATCATGGGCATGTGGATAGCATGCTCGTGAAAGCTGGGAGCGGATTGGCAGGAGATGTGGCCAGTGACAGTGCGGGGGTTCCTCGAGAAATTGCCGAGACGACGTTGATTTGTCCACTTGATGACGAAAGTGCAGTGGAAAAAGTTTTTGATCGTTCGGGTTCTGAAATTGCAGCCGTTATCATTGAGCCTCTTCCCGCAAACTTTGGTCTTCTGATTCAAAGAGATGAATTTCTTCGAAAAGTGGTGGATCTGGGTCGTCGACATGGTGCTCTCGTTATTTTTGATGAAGTTATCAGCGGCTTTAGAATTGCTATCGGCGGAATGGCAGAGCGCCTTGGTATTCGTCCTGACCTTGTCACTTACGGAAAAGTCATAGGTGGCGGGTTTCCTGTGGGGTGTTATGCAGGACGTAAAGATTTGCTGGATTTGGTCGCTCCAAACGGCCCAGTTTATCAGGCAGGAACCTTGAGTGCGAATCCAGTGGGAATGGTTGCAGGACTTGCGACTTTAAAGAAGATTGAGCAAGGTCAGTTATTGGGAAAATTGAATGATTTTACCTCAAAATTTTGCCAGCAGCTCAATTCGGAATTTGAAAGGATTGATAGGCCTTGGAGAGTCACCAACTATGCTTCCCTTATTTGGTTTCATCCTCTCGCAGATAGGCCAGTGAGATCGGTGAAAGATTTCGCTGCGGGTCATGCGACCCAATTCTCAAAATTCTTTCATGGTTGTTTGAATCGTGGGGTCTATTTGCCTCCCAGTGCCTTTGAAGTGGGGTTTATGTCTTGGGCTCACCAAGGACTCGCCTTGGATAAGGCTTTTGAGGTGTTCGTTGAGGTGACACAGGAAATGTATGGTTAA
- the hemC gene encoding hydroxymethylbilane synthase: MRLRIASRQSDLARIQSYMVARALKKIHPELVVEFNFKSSFGDLRLDLAIDKFPAKGLFTQDFYEDLISGKSDLVVHSWKDLPIEEKPGVKVVATLPRADLRDLLFLKKTSRKKSKLDILSSSPRRVHNLAASLPPLLPGHPELEFVAVRGNIPTRLKKLLESEADGLILAKAAVDRLLEAPEDEFAETQRYVRDVLLHCHWCVLPLALNPAAAAQGALAIEILESREDLRTLLKSIQCEATFQAVSEERRILAGYGGGCHQKIGISILNRPYGRVEFLRGLTDQGQILDSRQILDEPLPAKWRAEPEKIFPNQPTEARWFSRIAKRDLSEAKIEERASSVGVWISRAESFPREWEKLPFRALWISGLRSWQELAKRDVWVNGCAEAMGEQEKPMIESMAGADFKWVKLSHLEGYEEGEMEMVPTYQLHPITPPPDIRGKTHFFWMSGSSFQRALELYPEILSQGHHGCGPGNTYKILAKLLPSDRLRVFLDFENWRHMTLIGES, translated from the coding sequence ATGCGCCTAAGAATTGCGTCGCGCCAAAGTGATTTGGCGCGTATCCAATCCTATATGGTCGCGCGGGCCCTTAAAAAAATTCACCCAGAGTTGGTCGTAGAGTTTAATTTTAAATCCTCTTTTGGCGATTTGCGTTTGGATTTGGCGATCGATAAATTTCCCGCAAAAGGTCTTTTCACTCAGGATTTTTATGAAGATCTTATTTCTGGAAAATCTGACCTTGTTGTCCATTCCTGGAAGGATCTCCCAATCGAGGAGAAGCCTGGGGTCAAAGTGGTCGCGACCCTGCCACGCGCTGACCTTCGAGATCTGTTGTTTTTAAAGAAAACATCTAGAAAGAAATCCAAATTAGATATTTTGTCTTCATCGCCTCGTCGGGTTCACAATTTGGCGGCGAGTCTACCCCCACTTCTTCCCGGGCACCCCGAGTTGGAGTTTGTTGCAGTCCGAGGAAATATTCCGACTCGACTCAAGAAATTGCTGGAGAGCGAGGCTGATGGCCTTATTTTGGCGAAGGCGGCTGTCGATCGCCTTCTTGAGGCACCGGAAGATGAGTTTGCTGAGACTCAAAGATATGTTCGAGATGTTTTGCTGCACTGCCATTGGTGTGTGTTGCCTCTGGCTCTGAACCCGGCGGCGGCAGCTCAAGGTGCTTTGGCAATAGAGATTCTCGAAAGTCGCGAGGATTTGAGAACATTGCTTAAATCCATTCAATGCGAAGCTACTTTTCAGGCGGTTTCAGAAGAAAGGCGCATTTTGGCGGGGTATGGAGGAGGATGCCACCAAAAAATTGGGATTTCCATTTTAAATCGTCCTTACGGCCGGGTTGAGTTTTTACGGGGTTTGACAGATCAAGGGCAGATTTTGGATTCGAGACAGATTCTTGATGAACCTCTTCCGGCCAAGTGGAGAGCCGAGCCGGAAAAAATTTTTCCTAATCAACCGACAGAAGCGCGCTGGTTTTCTCGAATTGCCAAGAGAGACCTCAGTGAAGCGAAGATCGAAGAGAGAGCGTCTTCAGTCGGAGTCTGGATTTCTCGTGCAGAGAGTTTTCCTAGGGAATGGGAGAAACTACCATTTAGGGCCCTTTGGATCAGTGGATTACGGTCTTGGCAGGAGCTCGCCAAGCGGGACGTATGGGTAAATGGGTGTGCCGAAGCGATGGGTGAACAGGAAAAGCCGATGATCGAATCGATGGCTGGTGCTGACTTTAAATGGGTTAAGCTTTCTCATTTGGAGGGCTACGAAGAAGGTGAAATGGAAATGGTTCCGACATACCAATTGCATCCGATCACCCCTCCTCCAGATATCAGAGGAAAAACTCATTTTTTTTGGATGAGCGGAAGCAGTTTCCAGCGAGCCCTTGAGTTGTATCCGGAGATTCTTTCTCAGGGCCATCATGGTTGTGGTCCAGGTAACACATATAAAATCCTTGCGAAGTTGCTCCCATCAGATAGATTGCGGGTCTTCCTCGATTTTGAAAATTGGCGACACATGACCCTCATAGGAGAGAGTTAA
- a CDS encoding Hsp20/alpha crystallin family protein, with protein sequence MKTGLTKWNDRASLWDLFGDVDAFFGNGFLSDKGVNPQFGFQPAVNIVESDSSYLISADLPGLTRDDIHVDLNDGILSVSGERREEKEVTEKSFRRFEKRYGKFVRSFRLPENVRSDAIEAKYENGVLEVQVPKAERAVPKKIEVKS encoded by the coding sequence ATGAAAACTGGGCTAACAAAGTGGAATGATCGTGCTTCACTGTGGGACTTGTTTGGTGACGTTGATGCTTTTTTCGGCAACGGTTTCTTGTCTGATAAGGGTGTGAATCCTCAATTTGGTTTTCAGCCCGCTGTCAACATCGTAGAGAGCGATAGCAGTTATCTTATCAGCGCTGATTTGCCTGGACTGACAAGGGATGATATCCACGTTGATTTGAATGACGGAATCCTCAGTGTGAGTGGCGAGCGCCGTGAGGAGAAGGAAGTCACTGAGAAGAGTTTCCGGCGCTTTGAGAAACGTTATGGGAAGTTTGTTCGTAGCTTCCGACTTCCTGAAAACGTGCGATCTGACGCAATAGAAGCCAAGTATGAGAATGGCGTTTTGGAAGTTCAGGTTCCTAAGGCGGAGCGGGCGGTGCCCAAAAAGATTGAAGTCAAATCTTAG
- a CDS encoding helix-turn-helix domain-containing protein, with the protein MSLKELAELTGLSPSYLNEIEKGKKYPKNDKVMILANALGESYEELISVKLKRELSLITDLLERNILTGMPFDIFGIPAQSVFELLSERPKKMGALIGTLFEIARAHNISIDDFYYATLRAYLDMHQNFFPNLEEKAEDFRRTHGLDTLAAEERVAGDLQELLRRDYSTDVDYVDFGSINPSLSHILYHVKKKGGRQRLFIHVALGGKERCLILARELGFGYLGLKDRPSSSWIHSLDSFHQLFNHFSASYFASALLVPQKEFADQLRLLFSQPKFDVQAMTGFILKYPCPVESVFHRLTQIIPREIGIDQLFLLRLEYDQTRKCYHVARQLHLAEQHAPHPVSSDEHYCRRWVTTQILEKLQVGEVENFALGCQISQFTGTGSRYLAWSMAFRKDLPKGEMAAVTVGVLINDKFREAISYSQDPKLPVRQTGESCERCSIGDCQERAADYRPTMDPRRTEKVRDALSQI; encoded by the coding sequence ATGTCCCTAAAAGAGCTTGCAGAGCTGACGGGTCTTTCTCCCTCCTATTTGAATGAAATTGAAAAGGGTAAGAAATATCCAAAAAATGATAAGGTCATGATTCTTGCGAATGCGCTCGGCGAGTCTTATGAGGAGCTGATTTCTGTCAAATTAAAGCGAGAGTTGAGTTTAATTACTGATCTATTGGAACGAAATATATTGACGGGTATGCCCTTCGATATTTTTGGAATTCCAGCTCAATCAGTCTTTGAACTTCTCTCGGAGCGTCCAAAGAAAATGGGAGCCTTGATTGGGACTCTGTTCGAAATTGCGAGAGCTCACAATATCTCCATTGATGATTTCTATTATGCGACCTTGAGGGCGTATTTGGATATGCATCAGAACTTCTTTCCTAACCTCGAAGAAAAGGCGGAAGATTTCCGAAGAACTCACGGCCTTGATACCTTGGCGGCGGAGGAACGCGTTGCTGGAGATCTACAAGAATTGCTGAGGAGAGATTATTCCACGGATGTCGATTATGTGGATTTTGGGTCTATCAATCCAAGCCTCAGTCATATTCTCTATCATGTTAAAAAGAAGGGTGGGAGGCAGAGGTTATTTATTCACGTCGCCTTGGGTGGTAAAGAGCGTTGTTTAATTCTTGCGCGTGAGCTGGGTTTTGGGTACCTGGGCCTTAAGGATCGTCCATCGAGCAGTTGGATTCATTCTCTCGACTCTTTTCATCAATTGTTCAATCATTTCTCTGCTTCTTATTTCGCAAGTGCACTTTTAGTTCCTCAAAAAGAATTTGCGGATCAACTGAGGCTTTTGTTTTCACAACCTAAATTTGACGTTCAAGCAATGACCGGATTTATTCTTAAATATCCTTGTCCCGTAGAGAGTGTTTTCCATCGCCTCACGCAAATTATACCCCGAGAGATCGGCATTGATCAGTTGTTTTTGTTGCGTCTTGAATATGATCAAACCCGTAAGTGCTATCATGTGGCTAGGCAGCTCCACCTTGCTGAGCAGCATGCGCCTCATCCGGTTTCAAGCGATGAGCATTATTGCCGTCGTTGGGTGACGACTCAGATCTTAGAAAAACTCCAAGTAGGTGAGGTCGAAAACTTTGCATTGGGCTGTCAGATTTCTCAATTTACTGGGACCGGCAGTCGCTACCTGGCGTGGTCAATGGCTTTTCGTAAGGACCTACCAAAAGGCGAGATGGCTGCCGTGACGGTGGGTGTCTTGATCAACGATAAATTTCGCGAAGCCATCTCTTATTCACAAGATCCAAAACTTCCAGTTCGACAAACGGGAGAAAGCTGTGAACGATGCAGTATCGGTGATTGTCAAGAGAGGGCCGCTGATTATAGGCCAACGATGGACCCCCGTCGCACCGAAAAAGTACGAGATGCGCTCTCGCAAATTTGA
- the fabA gene encoding bifunctional 3-hydroxydecanoyl-ACP dehydratase/trans-2-decenoyl-ACP isomerase, translating into MHGISFPPLPSPPMLMFDEVTDIDPKGGAAGKGVIEARLAIDPSLWFFACHFKKDPVMPGCLGLDALWQLLGFYLGWLGAKGRGRALGAKDVRFSGQVLPENKEVLYRVELSRVKTSPLFMGVGKGVLICDGKTLYEVEGLRVGVMPTADA; encoded by the coding sequence ATGCATGGGATTTCATTTCCTCCTTTGCCTTCTCCTCCGATGCTGATGTTTGATGAAGTGACTGACATTGATCCAAAGGGCGGGGCAGCTGGTAAGGGAGTTATCGAGGCTCGGTTGGCTATTGACCCGAGTCTGTGGTTTTTCGCCTGTCACTTCAAGAAAGATCCGGTTATGCCTGGGTGCTTGGGGCTTGATGCATTGTGGCAGTTGCTGGGATTCTACCTCGGTTGGCTTGGAGCCAAGGGGCGCGGGCGTGCTTTGGGAGCAAAGGACGTGCGGTTTTCCGGTCAAGTCCTTCCCGAAAATAAGGAAGTTTTGTATCGAGTTGAACTCTCTAGAGTTAAAACGAGTCCGCTTTTTATGGGAGTTGGTAAGGGAGTTTTGATATGCGATGGCAAGACCCTTTACGAGGTTGAGGGTTTACGAGTAGGCGTTATGCCGACGGCAGACGCATAA
- a CDS encoding cation transporter codes for MGNEGHHHHHHHHQHDLQGRSLIFAVFINVVLTLVQLVGGLLSGSLALVADAVHNFSDAGSLAIAAFARRVAGLPASDRMTFGFGRAEILGALVNSTSLVVVGFYLLYESFERFFHPQPVEGMTVIWVAGVALIIDIITALLTLRSSKDSLNIRAVFVHNLSDAFASLLVMISGGLILWYQVYWVDLAASVLISLYILYHSFILIRECIAVLMQAVPDDISLNEVKTELKTIRSVIDVHHVHIWQLHERLRSLEAHLVIEAGDVQSMEQIKEKAKAILRDRFCITHSTLELELGSRSDCVDC; via the coding sequence ATGGGAAACGAAGGTCACCACCACCACCACCACCACCACCAGCACGATTTGCAAGGACGCTCTTTGATTTTTGCGGTTTTCATCAATGTTGTGCTGACTCTTGTTCAACTCGTTGGCGGTCTGTTATCAGGGTCTTTGGCTCTGGTGGCGGATGCAGTTCATAATTTTAGTGACGCTGGGTCCTTAGCGATTGCTGCTTTTGCGCGCAGGGTAGCTGGTCTCCCTGCTTCTGATCGAATGACCTTTGGGTTTGGTCGAGCTGAGATATTGGGCGCCTTAGTCAACAGCACCAGTTTGGTCGTTGTTGGATTTTACCTGCTTTACGAGTCCTTCGAGCGATTTTTTCATCCTCAACCCGTTGAGGGAATGACAGTGATTTGGGTCGCGGGGGTTGCCTTGATCATTGATATTATTACCGCCCTTCTTACGCTCAGGAGCTCCAAAGATAGCCTTAATATTCGGGCGGTGTTTGTTCACAATCTCTCAGACGCTTTCGCATCTCTGCTCGTAATGATTTCTGGGGGCTTGATTCTCTGGTATCAGGTTTACTGGGTCGATCTGGCCGCGAGCGTTCTGATCTCACTCTATATTCTTTACCACTCTTTTATTTTGATCAGGGAGTGCATTGCCGTTTTGATGCAGGCAGTTCCCGACGATATTAGCCTGAACGAAGTAAAGACGGAGCTCAAAACTATCAGGTCTGTGATTGACGTTCATCATGTTCATATTTGGCAGCTTCATGAGAGGTTACGATCATTGGAGGCTCATTTGGTTATTGAAGCCGGAGATGTTCAGTCTATGGAGCAAATAAAAGAGAAGGCAAAGGCGATCTTACGTGATCGATTTTGTATCACTCATTCGACTCTTGAATTAGAATTGGGGTCTCGGTCGGACTGTGTGGACTGTTAA
- a CDS encoding ABC-F family ATP-binding cassette domain-containing protein, producing the protein MIHVSNISKHYGPKVLFKEGSFQINSGEKIGLVGPNGAGKTSLFRLIVGEELADEGRITKPERLAVGYFSQNIGDMSGRSALEEVKGANPQIPRIQERLKEIETLLSEEIDPDAMSKILEEYGDLQGEFERLGGYNIESRASEILTGLGIGPDLFHRPVETFSGGWKMRIALAKILLLNPDVLLMDEPTNHLDLESIIWLETWLTNFSGAIFMTCHDREFMNRVVRKIVEVANQRITVYSGNYDFYESDRKIREEKLLASAKRQDEMLAKEKEFIARFAARASHAAQVQSRVKKLEKIDIIEIPTEERTMSFEWPNPPRGGDEVLKVEDLGKSWPNLDGTEKQVFRHANALVKRMDRVAVVGVNGAGKSTFMKIITGQTSQTEGRYVIGPSIEFGYFSQNSLDVLNPQNSIVSELEARLPNASLGYIRTLLGAFRFSGEEADKKISILSGGEKSRVVLATILAQPVNLLVLDEPTNHLDIKSREVLLEAIKRFPGTVMMVSHDRFFLRELTTRVFEIDQHELHVYNGSWDYYLEKKASLQSS; encoded by the coding sequence ATGATACATGTTTCGAATATTTCAAAACACTACGGACCCAAAGTTCTTTTCAAGGAGGGCTCCTTTCAGATCAATTCAGGTGAAAAAATTGGTTTGGTCGGACCAAATGGGGCAGGAAAAACGAGTCTATTTAGGCTGATCGTTGGGGAAGAGCTTGCTGATGAGGGGCGAATCACTAAGCCGGAACGTCTGGCCGTCGGATATTTTTCTCAAAATATTGGAGACATGAGCGGACGATCGGCATTGGAAGAGGTCAAGGGAGCAAATCCACAGATACCTAGAATCCAGGAAAGATTGAAAGAAATAGAAACTCTGCTTTCAGAGGAGATCGACCCGGATGCCATGTCCAAAATACTTGAGGAATACGGAGACCTGCAAGGAGAATTTGAGAGGTTGGGCGGGTACAACATCGAATCTCGAGCCAGTGAAATTCTGACGGGTCTGGGTATTGGTCCGGATTTGTTCCATCGACCGGTCGAAACATTCAGTGGTGGCTGGAAAATGCGAATTGCCTTGGCTAAAATTCTTCTCCTTAATCCTGATGTTCTCTTGATGGATGAACCAACAAATCATCTGGATCTTGAGTCTATTATCTGGCTTGAGACCTGGCTCACGAATTTCTCTGGGGCGATTTTTATGACCTGCCATGACCGCGAATTTATGAATCGGGTGGTGCGTAAAATCGTTGAAGTCGCCAATCAGAGAATCACTGTCTATTCCGGAAACTATGATTTCTATGAGAGCGATCGTAAAATTCGAGAGGAAAAGCTCTTGGCCTCAGCGAAGCGCCAAGATGAAATGCTTGCCAAAGAAAAGGAGTTTATTGCTCGCTTTGCGGCGAGAGCCTCCCATGCGGCCCAGGTTCAATCAAGGGTGAAGAAGTTAGAAAAGATCGACATCATTGAAATTCCAACTGAAGAAAGAACAATGAGTTTTGAGTGGCCAAACCCACCAAGGGGAGGAGATGAAGTCCTTAAAGTCGAAGATCTTGGAAAATCATGGCCCAATCTCGATGGAACTGAAAAACAGGTGTTTCGTCACGCGAATGCTTTGGTAAAACGCATGGATCGAGTCGCTGTTGTTGGCGTCAATGGGGCCGGAAAATCCACATTTATGAAAATCATCACAGGTCAAACCTCTCAAACTGAAGGACGCTACGTGATCGGACCGAGTATTGAATTTGGCTATTTTAGTCAAAATTCCCTCGACGTCCTTAACCCTCAGAATTCAATTGTGAGTGAACTCGAAGCTCGCCTCCCCAACGCTTCTCTCGGTTACATCAGAACACTGCTAGGCGCTTTTCGCTTTTCCGGAGAAGAAGCCGACAAGAAAATTTCCATCCTCTCTGGAGGAGAAAAAAGCCGCGTTGTTCTTGCTACAATTCTCGCTCAACCCGTTAACCTGTTAGTGCTTGATGAGCCAACAAACCATCTTGACATAAAATCACGAGAAGTTCTTCTTGAAGCTATTAAGCGATTTCCCGGAACAGTAATGATGGTGAGTCATGATCGTTTTTTTCTCCGCGAATTGACAACGCGAGTGTTTGAGATCGATCAGCACGAGCTTCATGTCTACAATGGAAGCTGGGATTATTATCTGGAGAAAAAGGCCTCTTTGCAATCGAGTTAG
- a CDS encoding transposase has product MILSNKSISGENLLNFYNERANMEHDIAEIKGEFGFDVIACRDYQGNGAHQQISTLAYNLVRNFQLDVLNPTSRPKTSSQTNLSSLLH; this is encoded by the coding sequence GTGATTTTATCGAATAAAAGTATTTCCGGCGAGAACCTGCTGAATTTTTATAACGAACGCGCTAACATGGAGCATGACATTGCGGAGATCAAGGGGGAGTTCGGGTTCGATGTCATAGCCTGCCGAGACTATCAGGGAAACGGGGCACACCAACAGATCTCAACACTTGCGTACAACCTAGTGCGGAACTTCCAGTTGGACGTGCTGAATCCAACAAGTCGTCCCAAAACTTCATCTCAAACGAATCTTTCTAGTTTACTTCATTAA